Proteins encoded together in one Saccharomyces kudriavzevii IFO 1802 strain IFO1802 genome assembly, chromosome: 1 window:
- the CLN3 gene encoding cyclin CLN3 (similar to Saccharomyces cerevisiae CLN3 (YAL040C); ancestral locus Anc_7.36) has product MTILKDTIIRYANASYATSTAGSTGAAAAAAAAASTTSYPNLPLLLQKRRAIASTKSKNPNLVKRELQAHHSAISEYNTDHLNHYFQLSRAEKPLYNLSNFTSQPQVNPKMRFLIFDFIMYCHTRLNLSTSTLFLTFTILDKYSSRFIVKSYNYQLLSLTALWISSKFWDSKNRMATLKVLQNLCCNQYSIKQFTTMEMHLFKSLDWSICQSATFDSYIDIFLFQSTSPLSPLPSLSAPLEAFIQQKLALLNDAAGTAINKPSSPQGPTFNINEIKLGAIMLCELASFNLELSFKYDRSLIALGAINLIKLSLNYYNSNVWENFNIAFEENGQDLDIKLSDISNTLLDVAMDQDLFPSSFKSKYLNNSKTSPAKSLLDALQNYCIQLKLEEFYRSQELETMYNGIFSAQYYDDDSLAGVYSNATTPKSATVSSATTDYFSDHTHLRRLTKDNISTPFAFTPTSSSSSPSPFTSPYKTSSSMTTPDSASHHSHSGSSSTQNSFKRSLSIPQNSSIFWPSPLTPTTPSLMSNRKLLQNLSVRSKRLLPIRGMASAHSFAAPTHLKKRSTSSVDCDFNDSSNLKKTR; this is encoded by the coding sequence ATGACCATATTGAAAGACACCATAATCAGATACGCTAATGCAAGCTATGCTACATCTACTGCTGGCTCCACTGGTGCCGCTGCCGCTGCCGCGGCCGCTGCCAGCACCACTTCATATCCGAACTTGCCCTTGCTCTTGCAGAAGAGGCGGGCTATTGCTAGCACAAAGTCCAAGAACCCTAACCTCGTCAAAAGGGAATTGCAAGCGCATCACTCGGCCATCAGCGAGTACAACACCGATCATTTGAATCACTACTTCCAACTCTCCCGTGCAGAAAAGCCGCTTTACAACTTGTCCAATTTCACCTCCCAGCCGCAGGTCAACCCGAAGATGCGGTTCTTGATCTTCGATTTCATCATGTACTGCCACACAAGACTCAATCTTTCGACCTCGACGTTGTTCCTCACTTTCACCATCCTGGACAAGTACTCCTCCCGATTCATCGTCAAGAGCTACAACTATCAGCTCTTGTCCTTAACCGCGCTTTGGATTTCATCCAAGTTTTGGGACTCCAAAAACAGAATGGCCACTTTGAAAGTCCTCCAAAACCTGTGTTGCAACCAATATTCCATAAAGCAATTCACCACCATGGAGATGCATCTCTTCAAATCGCTCGATTGGTCTATCTGCCAGTCGGCCACATTCGACTCTTACATCGAcatcttcttgttccaGTCCACCTCTCCATTGTCGCCCCTCCCCTCCCTTTCTGCCCCCTTGGAAGCCTTCATTCAACAGAAACTGGCCTTATTAAATGATGCTGCTGGTACTGCTATTAATAAGCCCTCCTCTCCTCAGGGTCCCactttcaacatcaacgAAATTAAATTGGGCGCCATCATGTTGTGCGAATTGGCTTCCTTCAACCTCGAATTATCATTTAAGTATGATCGTTCATTAATTGCGCTGGGTGCAATTAACCTCATCAAGTTGTCTTTGAACTACTACAATTCAAACGTTTGGGAAAACTTCAACATAGCTTTCGAGGAAAACGGCCAAGATTTAGACATTAAGCTTTCAGATATCTCCAACACTTTACTGGACGTGGCAATGGACCAAGATTTGTTCCCCTCCAGTTTCAAGTCTAAGTATTTGAACAACAGTAAGACGTCCCCAGCAAAGTCCCTCTTGGACGCATTACAGAACTATTGTATTCAGCTGAAATTGGAGGAGTTCTACCGTTCGCAAGAACTGGAAACCATGTACAATGGCATCTTTTCTGCCCAATACTACGATGACGATTCATTGGCCGGCGTTTATTCGAATGCCACCACGCCAAAAAGCGCCACAGTTTCATCTGCAACTACTGATTACTTCTCCGATCACACTCATTTGAGAAGATTGACCAAAGACAACATCTCTACGCCCTTTGCCTTCACTCCaacatcatcttcatcttcgccATCTCCATTCACCTCCCCTTACAAGACTTCAAGTTCAATGACGACCCCAGACTCTGCATCCCACCATTCACATTCGGGCTCGTCTTCCActcaaaattctttcaaaagatcgTTGAGTATCCCACAAAATTCAAGCATCTTTTGGCCAAGCCCATTAACTCCCACCACTCCCTCCCTTATGTCAAACAGAAAATTGCTTCAAAATTTATCTGTACGTTCGAAAAGACTATTGCCCATCAGAGGCATGGCCAGTGCTCACTCATTTGCTGCCCCCACACATCTAAAAAAGAGATCAACTTCCTCTGTGGATTGTGATTTTAATGATAGTAGCAACCTCAAGAAAACTCGCTGA
- the CDC24 gene encoding Rho family guanine nucleotide exchange factor CDC24 (similar to Saccharomyces cerevisiae CDC24 (YAL041W); ancestral locus Anc_7.32): protein MAIQTRFASGTSLSDLKPKPSATSISIPMQNVMNKPVTEQDSLYHICANIRKRLEGLPQLKPFLQLAYQSSEVLSERQSLLLSQKQNQELLKSNGANRDSNDIAPTLRSSSISTATSLMSMEGISYTSSNPSTTANMEDTLLTFSMGILPITMDCDPVTQLSLLFQQGAPLCILFNSVKPQFKLAVIASDDLKVCKKSIYDFILGCKKHFAFNDEELFTISDVFASSTSQLLKVLDVVETLMNSSPNMFPPKEKIQQIMSAENQHRQQYQQSSKKHSEYVKIIKELVATERKYVHDLEILDKYRQQLLDSSIITSEELYMLFPNLSDAIDFQRRFLISIEINALAEPSKQRIGALFMHSKHFFKLYEPWSIGQNAAIEFLSSTLQKMRVDESQTFIINNKLELQSFLYKPVQRLCRYPLLIKELLAESSDDSNTKELEAALDISKNIARSINENQRRTENHQVVKKLYGRVVNWKGYRISKFGELLYFDKVFISTTNNSTEPEREFEVYLFEKIIILFSEVVTKKSTSSLILKKKSSASASMSITNTIDNNNSPHHNYHKRHSNSSSSNNIHLSSSSAAAIIHSNTNSGDANSSNSSSSSLFNLSANEPKLDLRGRIMIMNLNQIIPQNNRSLNITWESIKEQGNFLLKFKNEETRDNWSSCLQQLIHDLKNEQFKARHHSTTSTSSSTAKSSSMMSPTATMNTPSHHSYRQTHDSMASFSSSHMKRVSDVLPKRRTTSSSFESEIKSISENFKNSIPESSILFRISYNSNTTSSEIFTLLVEKVWNFDNLITAINSKISNTHNNTVLPITKIKYQDEDGDFVILGSDEDWSVAKEMLAENNEKFLNIRLY, encoded by the coding sequence ATGGCGATCCAAACCCGTTTCGCCTCGGGCACTTCTTTATCAGATTTGAAACCCAAACCAAGTGCCACTTCCATCTCGATTCCCATGCAAAACGTCATGAACAAGCCTGTCACGGAACAGGACTCTCTTTACCATATATGCGCGAACATCCGGAAAAGACTGGAGGGGCTACCTCAGTTGAAGCCCTTTTTGCAGCTGGCGTACCAGTCGAGCGAGGTCTTGAGCGAAAGACAGTCTCTTTTGCTATCGCAGAAACAGAACCAGGAACTGCTCAAGTCCAACGGCGCTAACAGAGACAGCAACGACATAGCACCCACGTTGCGGTCCAGTTCTATCTCCACAGCCACCAGTCTGATGTCGATGGAGGGTATATCGTACACGAGTTCGAATCCTTCCACCACCGCGAATATGGAGGATACGTTACTGACCTTTAGTATGGGCATCTTGCCCATTACTATGGACTGCGACCCTGTGACACAGTTATCGCTGTTGTTTCAACAGGGCGCGCCGCTGTGTATACTGTTTAACTCCGTCAAACCACAGTTCAAATTGGCCGTAATAGCTTCTGATGATTTAAAAGTCTGCAAAAAATCCATCTACGATTTCATATTGGGCTGCAAGAAACACTTTGCATTCAACGATGAGGAACTTTTCACCATATCCGATGTATTTGCCAGCTCCACTTCCCAACTGCTCAAAGTTTTAGATGTGGTGGAAACGCTCATGAATTCCAGCCCCAATATGTTCCCCCCCAAGGAAAAGATACAGCAAATTATGAGCGCGGAAAACCAACACCGGCAGCAGTACCAACAGTCTTCTAAGAAGCATAGCGAGTACGTTAAGATCATCAAGGAACTCGTCGCTACGGAAAGAAAGTACGTTCATGATCTAGAAATTTTGGATAAATATAGACAACAGCTGTTAGACAGCAGCATAATCACGTCTGAGGAGCTTTACATGCTGTTCCCCAACCTAAGCGATGCGATAGATTTCCAAAGAAGATTCCTAATATCCATAGAGATAAACGCGCTAGCGGAACCTTCGAAGCAAAGGATTGGAGCCCTTTTCATGCATTCCAAgcatttcttcaagttaTATGAACCATGGTCCATTGGCCAAAATGCTGCCATCGAATTCCTTTCTTCTACTTTACAGAAAATGAGAGTCGATGAATCGCAGACGTTTATAATCAACAATAAACTGGAATTGCAATCTTTTCTCTACAAACCAGTGCAAAGGCTCTGTAGATATCCCCTCTTGATCAAAGAACTGCTGGCCGAATCTAGTGACGATAGCAATACGAAGGAACTTGAAGCTGCCTTGGATATCTCCAAGAATATTGCAAGAAGCATCAACGAAAATCAGAGAAGAACGGAGAACCACCAGGTGGTGAAGAAACTATATGGAAGAGTGGTAAACTGGAAAGGCTATAGAATCTCCAAGTTTGGTGAATTATTATATTTCGATAAAGTTTTCATCTCTACAACAAACAATTCCACGGAACCTGAGAGGGAATTCGAAGTTtacctttttgaaaaaatcatcattcTTTTCTCAGAAGTAGTGACTAAGAAATCCACTTCATCACTAATcctcaagaaaaaatcttcgGCTTCAGCATCAATGTCCATCACAAATACAATAgacaacaataatagcCCTCACCATAATTATCACAAGAGACATAGCAACAGTAGTAGCAGTAATAATATCCatttatcttcttcgtcaGCAGCGGCAATAATACATTCCAATACCAACAGTGGTGATGCCAATTCCAGCAAttcgtcatcatcttcattattcaaCCTATCTGCTAACGAACCTAAACTGGACTTGAGAGGTAGAATTATGATAATGAATCTAAATCAAATCATACCGCAAAACAACAGGTCATTAAATATAACATGGGAGTCCATAAAAGAGCAAGgcaatttccttttgaaattcaaaaatgagGAAACGAGGGACAACTGGTCATCGTGTTTGCAACAATTGATtcatgatttgaaaaatgagcAGTTTAAAGCAAGACATCATTCGACAACATCCACGTCGTCGTCTACGGCTAAGTCATCTTCAATGATGTCGCCCACGGCAACTATGAATACGCCGAGTCATCACAGTTATCGCCAAACGCATGATAGCATGGCTTCTTTCTCCAGTTCCCATATGAAAAGGGTTTCTGATGTCTTACCTAAACGCAGAACTACTTCGTCAAGTTTCGAAAGTGAAATCAAGTCCATCTcggaaaatttcaaaaattctattCCAGAGTCTTCTATACTCTTCAGGATATCATATAATAGTAACACTACTAGTAGCGAAATCTTTACGCTTTTGGTCGAAAAAGTCTGGAATTTTGACAATTTGATAACGGCAATCAATTCTAAGATTTCAAATACCCATAACAACACTGTTTTGCCAATCACCAAGATCAAATACCAGGACGAAGATGGAGATTTTGTTATACTCGGCAGCGACGAAGATTGGAGCGTTGCTAAGGAGATGTTAGCAGAAAACaatgagaaatttttgaacataCGTTTGTACTGA
- the CDC19 gene encoding pyruvate kinase CDC19 (similar to Saccharomyces cerevisiae CDC19 (YAL038W) and PYK2 (YOR347C); ancestral locus Anc_7.45), which translates to MSRLERLTSLNVVAGSDLRRTAIIGTIGPKTNNPETLVALRKAGLNIVRMNFSHGSYEYHKSVVDNARKSEELYPGRPLAIALDTKGPEIRTGTTTNDVDYPIPPNHEMIFSTDDKYAKACDDKVMFVDYKNITKVISAGRIIYVDDGVLSFEVLEVVDDKTLKVKALNAGKICSHKGVNLPGTDVDLPALSEKDKEDLRFGVRNGVHMVFASFIRTANDVLTIREVLGEQGKDVKIIVKIENQQGVNNFDEILRVTDGVMVARGDLGIEIPAPEVLAVQKKLIAKSNLAGKPVICATQMLESMTYNPRPTRAEVSDVGNAILDGADCVMLSGETAKGNYPINAVTTMAETAVIAEQAIAYLPNYDDMRNCTPKPTSTTETVAASAVAAVFEQKAKAIIVLSTSGTTPRLVSKYRPNCPIILVTRCPRAARFSHLYRGVFPFVFEKESVSDWTEDVEARINFGIEKAKEFGILKENDTYVSIQGFKAGAGHSNTLQVSTV; encoded by the coding sequence ATGTCTAGATTAGAAAGATTGACTTCATTAAACGTTGTTGCTGGTTCCGACTTGAGAAGAACCGCCATCATTGGTACCATCGGTCCAAAGACCAACAACCCAGAAACCTTGGTTGCTTTGAGAAAGGCTGGTTTGAACATTGTCCGTATGAACTTCTCTCACGGTTCTTACGAATACCACAAGTCTGTTGTTGACAATGCCAGAAAGTCCGAAGAATTGTACCCAGGTAGACCATTGGCCATTGCTTTGGACACCAAGGGTCCAGAAATCAGAACTGGTACCACCACCAACGATGTCGACTACCCAATCCCACCAAACCACGAAATGATCTTCTCCACTGACGACAAGTACGCTAAGGCTTGTGACGACAAGGTTATGTTCGTTGACTACAAGAACATCACCAAGGTCATCTCCGCCGGTAGAATCATCTACGTTGATGATGGTGTTTTgtcttttgaagttttgGAAGTTGTTGATGACAAGACTTTGAAGGTCAAGGCTTTGAACGCCGGTAAGATCTGTTCCCACAAGGGTGTTAACTTACCAGGTACCGATGTCGATTTGCCAGCTTTGTCCGAAAAGGACAAGGAAGATTTGAGATTCGGTGTCAGAAACGGTGTCCACATGGTCTTCGCCTCTTTCATCAGAACTGCCAACGATGTTTTGACCATCAGAGAAGTTTTGGGTGAACAAGGTAAGGACGTCAAGATCATTGTCAAGATTGAAAACCAACAAGGTGTTAACAACTTCGACGAAATCTTGAGAGTTACTGACGGTGTTATGGTTGCCAGAGGTGACTTGGGTATCGAAATCCCAGCCCCAGAAGTCTTGGctgttcaaaagaaattgatcGCTAAGTCTAACTTGGCCGGTAAGCCAGTCATCTGTGCCACCCAAATGTTGGAATCCATGACCTACAACCCAAGACCAACCAGAGCTGAAGTTTCCGATGTCGGTAACGCTATCTTGGATGGTGCTGACTGTGTCATGTTGTCCGGTGAAACTGCCAAGGGTAACTACCCAATCAATGCCGTTACTACCATGGCTGAAACCGCTGTCATTGCTGAACAAGCTATTGCTTACTTGCCAAACTACGATGACATGAGAAACTGTACTCCAAAGCCAACCTCTACCACCGAAACCGTCGCTGCTTCCGCTGTCGCCGCTGTTTTCGAACAAAAGGCCAAGGCTATCATTGTCTTGTCTACTTCCGGTACTACCCCAAGATTGGTTTCCAAGTACAGACCAAACTGTCCAATCATCTTGGTCACCAGATGCCCAAGAGCTGCTAGATTCTCTCACTTGTACAGAGGTGTCTTCCCATTCGTTTTCGAAAAGGAATCCGTCTCTGACTGGACTGAAGATGTTGAAGCCCGTATCAACTTCGGTATCGAAAAGGCTAAGGAATTCGGTATCTTGAAGGAAAACGACACTTACGTTTCCATCCAAGGTTTCAAGGCCGGTGCTGGTCACTCCAACACTTTGCAAGTCTCTACtgtttaa
- the CYC3 gene encoding holocytochrome c synthase CYC3 (similar to Saccharomyces cerevisiae CYC3 (YAL039C); ancestral locus Anc_7.38), giving the protein MGWFWADQENAGKSITAITPAAGARCPVMHESSSECPVIQADNEGINPLNNMPVLAASKQPGQKLDLPVDRTISSIPKSPDSSEFWEYPSPQQMYNAMVRKGKIGNSGEVAEDAVESMVQVHNFLNEGCWQEVLEWEKPHTDESHVQPKLLKFMGKPGVLSPRARWMHLCALLFPARFSQELPFDRHDWIVLRGERKAEQQPPTFKQVRYVLDFYGGPDDENGMPTFHVDVRPALDSMDNAKDRMTRFLDRIISGPSSSSSSAP; this is encoded by the coding sequence ATGGGTTGGTTTTGGGCAGATCAGGAAAATGCAGGCAAAAGCATCACCGCGATTACCCCGGCAGCAGGTGCGAGATGTCCCGTAATGCATGAGTCCTCGTCCGAGTGCCCAGTCATACAGGCAGATAACGAAGGAATAAACCCGCTGAATAATATGCCCGTGCTGGCCGCGTCCAAGCAGCCTGGCCAGAAGTTGGACCTGCCCGTCGACCGGACGATCTCCAGCATACCAAAGAGCCCAGATAGTAGCGAGTTCTGGGAGTATCCCTCTCCGCAACAAATGTACAATGCCATGGTCAGGAAGGGCAAGATCGGCAATAGTGGCGAAGTCGCCGAAGACGCGGTCGAATCCATGGTGCAGGTCCACAACTTTCTAAATGAAGGCTGCTGGCAGGAAGTGCTCGAATGGGAAAAACCGCACACCGACGAGAGCCACGTGCAACCCAAGCTACTCAAGTTCATGGGGAAACCGGGCGTCTTGAGTCCTCGCGCCCGTTGGATGCACCTGTGCGCCCTGCTGTTCCCTGCCCGCTTCAGCCAAGAACTCCCCTTCGACAGGCACGACTGGATAGTACTCCGAGGCGAGCGTAAAGCGGAACAACAACCACCGACCTTCAAGCAGGTCAGATACGTCCTGGACTTCTACGGAGGACCTGACGATGAAAACGGAATGCCCACTTTCCACGTGGACGTTCGCCCTGCCCTCGACAGCATGGATAATGCTAAGGACCGGATGACCCGTTTCCTCGACCGGATCATCTCGGGCCCGTCGTCCTCTTCGTCCTCGGCCCCTTAA
- the SKDI01G0330 gene encoding uncharacterized protein (similar to Saccharomyces cerevisiae YAL037W and YOR342C; ancestral locus Anc_7.48), producing the protein MNVHVEASSTEDDLKLQKVDNSVFFGPCGVLTQPILLQYENIKFIIGVNLTTEKGASFYTQYFRHSNSLMVNLDISTAATENSQVELYVRNNTILLQKIVGQYLQMGKMRASLSQPQIDTIQSLPQFCNSNVLTGGLLVQYQAFNDLLTLFKLFGHFGNILVVSSHSHDSTLIKFLISTVITYHPFVTILEALQYMKAILDLPINASDEFDIINDRELQEFSDAQKLLRHRQTCSSKRRCRNLPENTPIDNKILMSPVKRNRF; encoded by the coding sequence ATGAATGTGCATGTAGAGGCGTCAAGCACTGAGGATGATCTAAAGTTGCAAAAAGTGGATAATAGTGTTTTTTTCGGACCTTGTGGGGTATTAACTCAGCCTATTCTTTTACAGTACGAAAATATTAAGTTCATCATTGGTGTTAACCTAACTACTGAAAAGGGTGCATCATTTTACACCCAGTATTTTCGGcattcaaattcattaatGGTAAATCTTGACATatcaacagcagcaacgGAAAATTCTCAAGTGGAGTTGTATGTACGAAATAATACAATTCTATTACAGAAAATTGTTGGTCAGTACTTACAGATGGGTAAAATGAGGGCATCCTTATCGCAACCACAAATTGACACAATCCAATCGCTACCACAGTTTTGCAATTCGAATGTCCTCACTGGCGGACTGTTGGTGCAATATCAAGCGTTCAATGATTTGCTGACCCTATTTAAACTCTTCGGTCATTTTGGCAACATCTTGGTTGTATCATCTCACTCGCATGATTCCACACTCatcaaatttcttataTCCACAGTAATTACTTACCATCCATTCGTGACCATTTTAGAAGCTTTACAATATATGAAAGCGATTCTAGACTTGCCCATTAATGCATCCGATGAAtttgatattatcaatgataGAGAATTGCAGGAGTTTAGTGACGCCCAGAAACTTCTAAGACACAGACAGACGTGCTCATCTAAAAGAAGATGTCGTAATTTACCCGAAAACACCCCTATTGACAACAAAATTCTTATGAGTCCCGTGAAACGAAATCGTTTTTAA
- the RBG1 gene encoding GTP-binding protein RBG1 (similar to Saccharomyces cerevisiae RBG1 (YAL036C); ancestral locus Anc_7.49) — protein sequence MSTTVEKIKSIEDEMARTQKNKATSFHLGQLKAKLAKLRRELLTSAASGSGGGAGIGFDVARTGVASVGFVGFPSVGKSTLLSKLTGTESEVAEYEFTTLVTVPGVIRYKGAKIQMLDLPGIIDGAKDGRGRGKQVIAVARTCNLLFIILDVNKPLHHKQIIEKELEGVGIRLNKTPPDILIKKKEKGGISITNTVPMTHLGNDEIRAVMGEYRINSAEIAFRCDATVDDLIDVLEASSRRYMPAVYALNKIDSLSLEELELLYRIPNAVPISSGQDWNLDELLQVMWDRLNLVRIYTKPKGQIPDFSDPVVLRSDRCSVKDFCNQIHKSLVDDFRNALVYGSSVKHQPQYVGLNHVLEDEDVVTILKK from the coding sequence ATGTCTACTacagttgaaaaaatcaaatctaTTGAGGATGAAATGGCCCGTACCCAAAAGAACAAAGCCACGTCCTTCCATTTGGGTCAGTTGAAGGCAAAGCTGGCCAAACTGAGAAGAGAACTGTTGACCAGTGCTGCATCCGgtagtggtggtggtgCAGGTATTGGGTTCGATGTGGCTAGAACTGGTGTAGCTAGTGTGGGGTTTGTCGGGTTCCCGTCGGTGGGGAAATCCACATTATTGTCCAAATTAACTGGTACTGAATCGGAGGTAGCAGAATACGAGTTTACCACGTTGGTTACTGTTCCAGGTGTCATCCGTTACAAGGGTGCCAAGATTCAAATGCTGGATTTGCCCGGTATCATCGATGGTGCAAAAGACGGTAGAGGTAGAGGTAAGCAAGTCATTGCCGTGGCAAGAACCTGTAACCTgctatttattattttggatGTTAACAAGCCCTTACATCATAAGCAAATCATCGAGAAGGAACTGGAAGGTGTGGGGATCCGTCTGAACAAGACTCCGCCTGACATcttgatcaagaaaaaggaaaaaggtGGTATTTCCATCACGAACACAGTTCCCATGACACATTTGGGAAACGACGAAATTAGAGCTGTCATGGGCGAATACAGAATAAATAGTGCCGAGATTGCCTTCAGATGCGATGCCACCGTGGATGACTTGATCGACGTTCTGGAAGCTTCGTCAAGAAGGTACATGCCTGCAGTCTATGCTTTAAACAAGATAGATTCCTTATCATTAGAAGAATTGGAGTTACTTTACAGAATCCCCAACGCGGTGCCCATCTCATCCGGTCAAGATTGGAACTTGGATGAATTGTTGCAAGTGATGTGGGATAGATTAAATCTAGTCCGTATTTACACCAAACCAAAGGGCCAAATACCCGATTTCTCCGACCCTGTTGTTCTGAGGTCGGACCGTTGTAGTGTCAAAGATTTCTGTAACCAAATTCACAAATCTTTGGTGGATGATTTCAGAAACGCTTTGGTTTACGGCAGCAGTGTCAAGCATCAACCTCAATACGTGGGGTTGAACCACGTGTTAGAAGACGAAGATGTTGTTACTATCTTGAAGAAGTGA